The following are encoded in a window of Clostridiales bacterium genomic DNA:
- the zapA gene encoding cell division protein ZapA: protein MPEKNKVTVHINGNEYTLKGDESEEVLLKVADFVDNEIKRISANNNRLNPTFTAVLSALNISNEFLKVKKEYQKTKTEINAYKTQMNELKSKYDSANIKLQNLRRELDQKTNELKINTGEMEKIKQKYDILYNDYVNKTEELSRAYKECEITKSEKENNQKELERVKTGFANSKYKIIELQNQLLENQIEQERIKKELDELKIGYNNEDKII from the coding sequence GAAATGAATATACGCTAAAGGGTGATGAAAGTGAGGAAGTACTGCTTAAGGTGGCTGACTTTGTAGATAACGAGATAAAAAGGATAAGCGCAAACAATAACAGGCTTAACCCGACTTTTACGGCGGTGCTTTCGGCTCTGAACATTTCCAATGAATTTCTAAAGGTTAAAAAAGAATACCAGAAGACAAAAACAGAAATAAATGCATATAAAACGCAAATGAATGAATTAAAATCAAAATATGATTCGGCAAATATCAAGCTGCAAAATTTAAGGCGGGAGCTGGATCAAAAAACAAATGAACTAAAAATAAATACGGGCGAAATGGAAAAAATAAAGCAGAAGTACGATATTTTATATAATGATTATGTAAATAAAACCGAGGAACTGTCCAGGGCATACAAAGAGTGCGAGATTACAAAGAGCGAAAAGGAGAACAATCAGAAAGAGCTTGAAAGAGTAAAGACAGGGTTCGCCAATTCAAAATATAAGATAATTGAACTTCAAAACCAGCTCCTTGAAAATCAAATAGAGCAGGAGAGAATAAAAAAGGAATTGGATGAGCTAAAAATTGGTTATAATAATGAAGATAAAATAATTTAG